In Musa acuminata AAA Group cultivar baxijiao chromosome BXJ2-3, Cavendish_Baxijiao_AAA, whole genome shotgun sequence, the following proteins share a genomic window:
- the LOC135607582 gene encoding cullin-3A-like, protein MRAFQVFYKHKLNISTYQMCILMLFDSADGLTYREIEQATQIPASDLKHCLQSLACVKGENVLSKEPMSKDIAEDDAFYFDDKFTSKFIKVKIGTVAAQKESEPEKQETRQRMEEDRKPQIEAVIVRIMRSRRVLDHNTIVTEVTSQLQSRFLPNPVVTEKRIESFIDLEILERDKADRKFYRYLA, encoded by the coding sequence ATGAGAGCATTTCAGGTGTTTTATAAACACAAATTGAATATTTCGACTTACCAAATGTGTATTCTTATGTTGTTCGATTCTGCAGATGGGTTGACTTACAGAGAAATAGAACAGGCTACACAAATCCCAGCTTCAGATCTGAAGCATTGTCTTCAGTCGCTTGCTTGTGTCAAAGGTGAAAATGTCCTGAGCAAGGAGCCAATGAGCAAGGACATAGCCGAGGATGATGCTTTCTACTTCGATGACAAATTTACGAGCAAGTTCATCAAGGTGAAGATAGGCACCGTGGCAGCACAAAAGGAGTCAGAACCAGAGAAGCAGGAGACTCGCCAAAGAATGGAAGAAGACAGAAAACCacagattgaagctgtgatagtGAGAATTATGAGATCCAGAAGGGTATTAGATCATAACACCATTGTAACTGAGGTCACATCACAATTGCAATCTCGCTTCCTGCCAAACCCAGTTGTCACAGAAAAGCGTATCGAGTCTTTCATTGATCTGGAGATTCTAGAAAGAGATAAAGCAGACAGGAAATTCTATCGATATCTTGCTTGA
- the LOC135607932 gene encoding uncharacterized protein LOC135607932: protein MSAKWRALQHRHRYTYSSVVFPKPFVEALKLVPSEVSSSDFFAQLNRLVSLSSIYSQVEAVKDLASAFSRLLASTGIADDIVSAATRLYLEILFLENSLPLHRTLISALVKSQKFASVISGCLLSLCEEYGDTGKKGRKRLLVSRAMLSLISYPKLGFLNEIVEKCSCLVAMDVVSGLGSVVLDVEHGSRPSPVVMEQCQEAMSCLYYLLQRYPTKFVGSEEASVIFKSVIGTILSILKSSAFSRDCLVAAGVSFCAAIQAFMSPREISSFISRCFFGHSTDAGYVDVKELFPDGDWYASIQEFSVLSRLCLLRGILTVVPRTTLNMRLAESSNGSFWTILYNGILPELCKYCENPMDSHFNFHALTVTQICLQQIKTSILADLTDFSGDYIPLSEGTMNRVLKIIWNNLEDPLSQTVKQVHLVFDLLLDIESSVPPFEGSDRNNLFLYKIARDLLHLGPRCKGRYVPLAALTKRLGAKTLLDLNHDLLFETAYAYIDDDVCCAATSFLKCFLECLRDECWSHGGIERGYDVFRDLCLPPILYGLVSGHSKLRSNLNTYALPVVLEVDMDSIFPMLAFISVGSNIRENVIADLKIEQCVAALVSLLKVSRTLALIEGDIDLEHDLALNNSSDHVAVVCVKGINVRIPSVWFTLALKHADDSLRIDAAESLFLNPKTSSLPSTFELSLMRVAVPLNMRCSSTAFQMKWTSLFRKFFTRVRTALERQVKQGFWQPDTSFNGDGNATHDSTRDIVIRRAEDLFQFMQWLSCFLFHSCYPSAPYERKTMAMELILVMIDVWPIVMPQGTQHLYPYSKAITSPDVTLALVGSVIDSWDRLRINSFRILLCFPTPLPGISSIDSVNILIKWAKKLVCSPRVRESDAGALTFRLIFKKYVLGLGWALGVSERANCLTSQLKKINGDLGILKSGDPIIKYLSSLIEWLCAVIEEGEKDLSEACRKSSVHGVLLTLRYTFEELDWNSVGVQSSISDVRTLMEKLLDLIMRITSLALWVVSADAWSMPYDVDDVIDDSVFLPDLSFDVDQPDTVSDPGDKILAYEDVTKSADQVVMVGCWLAMKEVSLLLGTVIRKIPLPSCTLSDSINHGVAPRSSEEIEMLALTDGVLDLVQLETIGNHFLQVLLKMKHNGAIDKTRAGFTALCNRLLCSNDPRLVKMTERWMEQLMERTTVKGQTVDDLLRRSAGIPAAFIALFLSEPEGTPKKLLPRALRWLIGVANKSLSNGSEVGFSQTEIISKEGPVGSEITDAGLEDSTTLLANARNSKIRDEGVVPTVHAFNVLRAAFNDTNLATDTSGFCAEATIVSVRSFSSPYWEVRNSACLAYTTLVRRMIGFFNIQKREASRRALTGLEFFHRYPALHAFLLSELKIATEMLGDGCSRHMESNIAKVIHPSLCPILILLSRLKPSVISSATDDALDPSLFMPFIQKCATQSNLRVRILASRALTGLVSNEKLQNVICEVAHGLPHGRHQMSMPLSLTYDLPGSAKMCNGLGSVANRAASFNSIHGLLLQLFSLLDNNCRDLTDVSKKEQILGELFQVLSKCYWIGSTQSCPCPILNSSYIRVLDLMLDITRTYTSQHTTTIRSLLLQLASGCLDAGKSSWLTWYDPTIVELRKQATASYFSCLLGRKHVVSEELIELWNVSATSSIIQEVLETETSVSELQQKIMSCVLDPTYEVRLVTLKKLLELVMSLMPSPKSGVIYTWAKSNLHSMLIKLLPMEENPKCIYYVLKIFFNWNLLQLEKPTGLKCSITEDCDFYFHFWDRLIHLYSSVKRSKTREITLCCMGLCIKQFLGLITFIDQHEVMEETAVGSSKINQSEWWARALRSIDYFVCLVNRHSAPSEPVNMRKAAAEAIIASGMLAEAMSVTSVVSNSHFTFEETSIIDIEKKIFQSEMPEVINFYACKILDLWFTCIQLLEDEDNGLRQRLAKDVQTCISSKATNGSYTDAAPTQVDRVIELSIDFLSSLFGHWLGYLNYLANLVLSTASSVSSQGDLVRRIFDKEIDNHHEEKLLICQFCCLHLENLSVPKSSEVQVRPEVLSESSIQKFSSIWRLRFLQLLISFVNSCLENEGITDWIGGIGNHKDAFVSLYTNLLGLYALSQQPYGVLNSCSTDSHKLYLSEFTQLEGIIKPFLRNPLISDLYNLVIQSHENMLGALHTQQHQGHFLSKDGFDPYFLIR from the exons ATGTCTGCAAAATGGCGTGCTTTGCAGCACCGGCACCGATACACCTACAGTTCGGTCGTCTTTCCCAAACCCTTCGTGGAAGCTCTGAAACTTGTGCCCTCGGAAGTGTCCTCCTCCGATTTCTTTGCACAGTTGAATCGTTTGGTCTCCTTGAGCTCCATCTACTCCCAGGTTGAAGCTGTCAAGGATCTCGCTTCAGCATTTTCTCGGTTACTTGCCTCCACTGGAATTGCCGATGACATTGTCTCTGCCGCCACTCGGCTTTACCTTGAGATCCTCTTCCTTGAGAATTCACTGCCTCTTCATCGGACACTGATTTCTGCACTGGTGAAGAGCCAGAAGTTTGCATCTGTGATCAGTGGCTGTTTATTGTCTCTCTGTGAGGAGTATGGTGATACGGGTAAGAAGGGAAGAAAACGGCTCTTGGTATCCCGAGCTATGCTATCTTTGATAAGCTACCCCAAGTTAGGATTTTTGAATGAAATTGTGGAGAAATGTTCTTGTCTGGTGGCCATGGATGTCGTTTCTGGATTGGGGAGTGTGGTTTTGGATGTAGAACATGGGTCCCGCCCCTCGCCAGTAGTGATGGAGCAATGCCAGGAGGCAATGTCATGCTTATACTACTTGCTTCAGCGGTACCCTACCAAATTTGTGGGTTCAGAGGAGGCTTCTGTTATTTTTAAGAGTGTCATAGGAACTATTTTAAGTATTCTCAAGTCATCAGCTTTTTCTCGGGACTGTTTGGTGGCTGCAGGTGTGAGCTTCTGTGCAGCAATTCAGGCTTTTATGAGTCCCAGAGAGATCTCTTCTTTTATTTCAAGATGTTTCTTTGGTCATAGTACAGATGCTGGATATGTGGATGTAAAGGAGCTATTCCCTGATGGAGATTGGTATGCAAGTATCCAGGAATTCTCAGTTTTGAGTAGGCTTTGTTTGCTTAGAGGAATATTGACAGTTGTTCCCAGGACTACACTCAACATGCGTCTTGCTGAGTCGAGTAATGGTTCATTCTGGACCATATTGTACAATGGAATACTTCCTGAGCTCTGCAAGTACTGCGAGAACCCCATGGATAGCCATTTCAATTTTCATGCCCTTACAGTGACGCAGATTTGTTTGCAACAAATAAAAACCTCCATATTGGCTGATCTGACTGATTTTTCTGGAGATTACATCCCTCTTTCTGAAGGTACAATGAACCGTGTACTCAAGATCATATGGAATAATCTTGAAGACCCGTTAAGTCAGACAGTCAAGCAAGTTCATCTTGTCTTTGATCTCCTCTTGGATATTGAGTCATCTGTCCCACCATTTGAAGGTAGCGATAGGAATAACCTATTCCTGTACAAGATTGCTAGGGATCTCCTTCACTTAGGGCCTCGTTGTAAAGGTAGATATGTCCCCTTAGCTGCTCTCACCAAACGCTTGGGTGCGAAGACACTTTTAGATTTGAATCATGACCTCCTTTTTGAGACTGCTTATGCCTATATAGATGATGATGTTTGCTGTGCTGCCACTTCATTCTTGAAATGCTTCCTTGAATGCTTGCGTGACGAATGTTGGAGCCATGGTGGTATAGAGAGAGGCTATGATGTGTTCAGGGATCTCTGCTTGCCACCTATATTGTATGGACTTGTATCTGGTCATTCGAAGCTCCGATCAAACTTAAATACTTATGCTCTTCCAGTGGTTCTCGAGGTTGATATGGATAGCATATTCCCAATGCTTGCCTTTATCTCCGTTGGATCTAACATAAGAGAAAATGTCATCGCTGATCTAAAGATTGAGCAATGTGTAGCTGCATTAGTTTCTTTGCTCAAGGTGTCACGTACACTTGCGCTTATTGAGGGGGATATTGATTTGGAACATGACCTTGCACTAAATAATAGTTCTGATCATGTTGCAGTTGTATGCGTAAAAGGAATTAATGTTAGAATTCCATCTGTATGGTTCACTTTAGCACTAAAACATGCTGATGATAGTCTGCGAATAGATGCTGCCGAGTCACTCTTCTTAAACCCCAAGACATCTAGCCTACCATCAACCTTTGAGCTCAGCTTGATGAGAGTTGCTGTGCCACTGAATATGCGATGTAGCTCGACAGCTTTTCAGATGAAATGGACGAGCCTATTCAGGAAATTTTTCACTAGAGTCCGAACAGCATTGGAGAGGCAGGTCAAGCAAGGTTTTTGGCAGCCTGATACATCCTTCAATGGTGATGGAAATGCTACTCATGACTCTACTAGAGATATTGTGATCCGTAGAGCAGAGGACCTTTTCCAATTTATGCAGTGGCTAAGTTGCTTTCTTTTTCACTCATGTTATCCATCAGCTCCATACGAAAGGAAAACAATGGCCATGGAACTTATTTTGGTGATGATTGATGTCTGGCCTATAGTTAtgcctcaaggaactcaacatctCTATCCATACAGTAAAGCCATTACATCACCAGATGTGACACTTGCACTTGTAGGTTCTGTAATTGATAGTTGGGATAGACTAAGAATAAATTCCTTCCGCATTCTTTTATGTTTTCCAACACCCCTTCCTGGAATTTCATCTATTGATTCAGTGAATATTCTGATCAAGTGGGCGAAAAAGCTTGTCTGTAGTCCACGTGTTAGAGAAAGTGATGCTGGTGCATTGACTTTTCGACTCATTTTTAAGAAATACGTTTTGGGGCTTGGCTGGGCACTTGGAGTCTCTGAGAGAGCTAATTGCCTCACTTCTCAACTGAAGAAAATAAATGGAGATCTAGGCATTCTTAAGTCGGGAGATCCCATCATTAAATACTTGTCATCACTCATTGAATGGCTGTGTGCTGTCATAGAAGAAGGTGAAAAAGATCTCTCTGAAGCATGTAGGAAGAGCTCTGTTCATGGAGTTTTGCTCACACTTCGATACACATTTGAGGAGTTGGATTGGAATTCTGTGGGGGTTCAATCAAGTATTTCTGATGTCAGGACTTTAATGGAGAAGCTTCTTGACCTAATTATGCGAATAACTTCTTTGGCTCTTTGGGTGGTTTCTGCAGATGCGTGGTCTATGCCTTATGATGTAGATGATGTAATTGATGATTCTGTTTTTCTTCcagatctatcatttgatgtggatcaGCCTGATACAGTATCAGATCCAGGGGACAAAATTTTGGCATATGAGGATGTTACAAAATCAGCAGATCAAGTTGTTATGGTTGGCTGTTGGCTTGCTATGAAAGAG GTCAGTCTTCTTTTAGGGACTGTAATTAGAAAAATTCCATTGCCTAGCTGCACGCTTTCAGATTCGATAAATCATGGTGTTGCCCCTAGAAGCTCCGAGGAAATTGAGATGTTAGCCTTGACTGATGGAGTGCTTGATCTGGTTCAATTGGAGACCATTGGGAACCATTTTTTGCAAGTTCTTCTGAAAATGAAGCATAATGGTGCAATTGATAAGACGAGGGCTGGCTTTACTGCTCTTTGCAACCGCCTCCTTTGCTCAAATGATCCAAG gCTTGTCAAAATGACTGAACGTTGGATGGAACAACTAATGGAGAGGACCACTGTAAAGGGCCAAACAGTGGATGATTTACTAAGGAGGAGTGCAGGAATTCCTGCGGCTTTCATCGCTCTTTTCCTTTCAGAGCCAGAAGGAACACCAAAGAAGCTACTTCCTAGAGCATTACGATGGCTGATAGGTGTTGCTAACAAATCATTGTCTAATGGCTCTGAAGTTGGTTTCAGCCAGACAGAGATAATCTCCAAGGAGGGACCTGTAGGGTCTGAGATCACTGATGCAGGATTGGAAGATTCAACAACTCTACTTGCAAATGCAAGGAACTCCAAGATCCGAGATGAGGGTGTGGTTCCCACAGTGCATGCATTTAATGTACTAAGAGCTGCTTTCAATGACACAAATTTAGCTACAGATACATCAGGCTTTTGTGCTGAGGCTACGATTGTTTCTGTACGCTCTTTCTCATCTCCTTATTGGGAGGTAAGAAACAGCGCTTGTCTTGCATACACCACCCTGGTTCGTCGTATGATTGGATTTTTCAACATACAGAAACGTGAAGCATCACGTAGGGCACTGACTGGGCTTGAGTTCTTCCATAG GTACCCAGCATTGCATGCTTTCCTTCTCAGTGAATTAAAGATTGCCACCGAAATGCTTGGTGATGGGTGCTCCAGGCACATGGAATCAAACATTGCAAAAGTCATTCATCCAAGCTTGTGCCCAATTCTTATTCTCTTAAGCAGGCTAAAACCTTCTGTTATTAGCAGTGCAACTGATGATGCTTTAGACCCctccctatttatgccttttatcCAGAAATGTGCAACTCAGAGTAATCTCCGAGTCCGTATTCTTGCATCGAGGGCTTTAACTGGCCTGGTATCTAATGAGAAACTGCAGAATGTCATTTGTGAGGTTGCTCATGGTTTACCTCATGGAAGACATCAGATGTCAATGCCACTATCACTTACTTATGATCTTCCTGGGTCAGCCAAAATGTGCAATGGACTTGGAAGTGTAGCTAACCGTGCTGCATCTTTCAACTCAATACATGGACTTTTACTGCAGTTATTTTCTCTTCTTGATAACAACTGCAGAGACTTGACTGATGTATCCAAGAAAGAACAGATTCTTGGTGAACTGTTCCAGGTGCTATCCAAATGTTATTGGATTGGCAGCACCCAGTCATGCCCTTGTCCTATTTTGAATAGCTCATACATACGTGTTTTAGATCTTATGCTTGATATCACAAGAACATACACAAGTCAACATACCACAACTATCAGATCTTTGTTGCTTCAATTAGCCTCAGGATGCCTCGATGCAGGAAAGTCTTCTTGGTTGACATGGTATGATCCAACTATTGTTGAACTCCGCAAGCAGGCAACTGCATCCTATTTTAGTTGCCTGTTGGGAAGAAAACATGTAGTTTCAGAGGAGCTCATTGAGCTATGGAATGTTTCTGCAACCAGTTCAATTATTCAAGAGGTGCTTGAAACCGAGACATCTGTGTCTGAACTTCAGCAGAAGATAATGTCCTGCGTTCTTGATCCTACTTATGAAGTTAGACTTGTGACGCTGAAAAAGCTTCTTGAGCTAGTCATGTCTCTTATGCCTAGCCCCAAGAGTGGAGTTATTTATACATGGGCCAAGTCCAATCTGCACTCGATGCTGATTAAGTTGTTGCCTATGGAAGAGAACCCAAAATGCATCTATTATGTACTGAAGATATTTTTTAACTGGAATCTTCTGCAACTTGAGAAACCAACCGGTTTGAAATGCAGTATCACTGAGGATTGTGATTTTTATTTCCATTTCTGGGACAGGTTGATCCATTTATACAGTTCAGTGAAGCGTTCAAAGACCCGAGAAATTACTCTGTGCTGCATGGGTTTATGCATAAAGCAGTTTTTGGGTTTGATTACATTCATTGATCAGCATGAGGTAATGGAAGAGACTGCTGTTGGTTCTAGCAAAATCAATCAATCTGAGTGGTGGGCCAGAGCCCTTAGAAGCATTGACTATTTTGTTTGCCTAGTTAACCGTCATAGTGCACCATCTGAGCCTGTGAACATGCGGAAGGCAGCTGCAGAAGCCATAATAGCTTCAGGAATGCTTGCAGAGGCCATGTCAGTTACTTCGGTCGTGTCTAACAGCCATTTCACATTTGAAGAAACCTCCATTATCGACATTGAGAAGAAAATTTTCCAGTCTGAGATGCCTGAAGTCATTAACTTTTATGCTTGCAAGATACTAGATTTATGGTTCACATGTATCCAGCTTTTGGAGGATGAGGATAATGGGCTTAGGCAAAGGCTTGCTAAGGATGTCCAGACTTGCATTAGTTCCAAAGCAACAAACGGCTCTTACACAGATGCTGCACCTACTCAAGTGGATAGAGTAATCGAGTTGAGCATTGATTTCCTCTCTTCATTATTTGGCCATTGGCTGGGATACCTGAATTACCTAGCAAACTTGGTCTTGAGCACAGCCAGTTCTGTGAGTTCCCAGGGAGATCTAGTTAGACGGATATTTGACAAGGAAATTGATAACCACCATGAAGAAAAGCTTTTGATATGTCAGTTCTGTTGTTTGCATTTAGAGAATCTCTCAGTTCCAAAATCTAGTGAGGTTCAAGTTCGTCCTGAAGTCCTCAGTGAGAGCAGCATCCAAAAGTTCTCATCGATTTGGAGATTAAGATTTCTACAGCTGTTGATATCATTTGTTAACAGCTGTCTTGAAAATGAGGGGATAACAGACTGGATTGGAGGCATAGGTAATCACAAGGATGCTTTTGTATCTTTGTATACAAATCTTCTTGGCCTCTATGCACTCTCACAGCAGCCATATGGAGTGCTCAATTCATGTTCAACAGATAGTCATAAGCTTTACTTGTCAGAGTTCACTCAACTTGAAGGGATAATCAAACCTTTTCTTAGGAATCCTTTAATTTCTGACTTGTATAATTTGGTGATACAATCACATGAAAATATGCTTGGAGCATTGCATACCCAACAACACCAAGGACACTTTTTATCGAAGGATGGTTTTGATCCTTATTTTCTTATAAGATGA